GTGGACAGATTTTGCCCATGTCAACACATATATCTAGTCTTATAATAGTAttacttctttttgtttcttttttcttgaagtATCTTATtagttatatttttatattcagCAAAGTTTGTTGGAAAATCAACTTTGAAATTGGGTAGAAAAATGAAGTGAGATTTTGAGatatgatatcactttcttaaggatttatttgctccCATAAAAGTTGCTAATATTCAatggcaaatttcctccaatatacaacaaagtctcaatgAGAAtattagatagcaattctaatatttctccgAATCTCTCAaggaaaacaattcaaaaagatGGTTGTAGTTTTTGGAAAGAAGacctgaaaataaataaataaataaataaatagcgaACCGTTTCCTCAAAACCTAACATATTTATGTTGGTCTTATTGAACAAAGACATACCTTcgggaaaaattgcaaaatgaacTAATACAATTGCAAAAGACCATTCAGAAAGGTTGCAAATTGAACTTGTATGTTTTCCAAACGACAActtgaaaagatataaaaatttcggaataaaaataataataataattttttataacaaaattcagaatttaataattttgaaaaaaattgtagtttttggaaagaagacctgaaaaaaaaattagcaaaccGTTTTCTCAAAACCTGACATATTTGTGTTGGTCTTATTGAACAAAGACATACCTTTAgggaaaattgcaaaatgaaCTAGTACGATTGCAAAGGACCATTCTGGAAAGGTTGCTAATTGAATTGGTATGTTTTCCAAACAACAActtgaaaagatataaaaatttcggaataaaaaataataataattttttataacaaaattcagaatttaataatttcgaaaaaaaaaaagctgaaaaaataaatacaacGTTTTGAGTAACAAGATAACCttatggaataaaataaaataaaaaatagtggATTAGAGCTAATTAAAACGCAAAGCGCACAAGCGAGTCAAGTGCGCCTAATAATTGCACAATCATTTGCGCATCCAGCATGCGGGTATTATGAGGTGTGGCTCATGCCTCATTGCTGTTTCTAAATAAGCTAGAAAAACTCACACATTAGGTGGTCTATCTCCTCCTaacttttctatgtgggacaaagaagaaaagcattcttgtttgttttgcaaacCAACACCCAACAAAGTTTACAAAAATTATCTTATAAATAGTATCgttgatattaaatttttctGATGGTTATATctttataaatttaattctctttttctcctttttttttttttttatataaatcagTGGTGAAAGaaaactttcaaatttagaAAGCGGCGAGGCTACACCACAAGCTTGCGGGGACCCTCATATTTTTGAAGGAACAGCAAGAATTTGGAAGACTTTGACCAAACGTCAAACAAGTTAAGTTGGAGACCTTATGAGTTATGGAGAAGAAGGCAAGGCTCGGAGTTGATTCAATACCTACGAATTCGAACCAATTACTAAGTTACTTCGTGCAAATTGAATGTTTCAATAGTAATCATAGATATGCTCGGACGTACCAGGAAATTTGCTTGGTCATCCTGCATCAGGCATGCACTCAATGGATGCAGACCGTGGTCCGTGGCGTTGTGGTGATTCAATGCTTAAAATGAGACGAGTCTTTGTGCAACTTGGAAAGAAATGGTTGCAACAATGATGAATGAACATAATTCTACAAATATTCTACTAAAGTTTGCTTGTAGTAGTTTCAGATTTTGAAACACTTGTCTGTTTGACTAAATGGAGGGACGTAACGATATTGTATTCTCATGTACTTAACAACATCAAGCAAAACTTACTGCATCTAAAAGTAATTTGATTAACAttataactcaattgcacttctacaataagtttaggacttttattATGCTTATCATATAAAAATATAGAGCATTTAGAGCTTATGAAAGATCAATGAATTATCAAgtcaacaaaatttaaaaaaaaaaaatcatattgaactGATAAAGGAGCTTGAAACTGGAGGTACTAGGACTTCAACAACTCCTTCCAACATCTGAGTGATTTTCTTCATGGTTGGCCTCAAAGCAGGGTCATCTTGGATGCACCATAATGCTGTCATCACAAATCTTTTCACCCTCTTTATGTCACTTGATGCCTCCTCGTTGCTCTCCACTAGCTTAAGTATGCTCCCGTCGTGGTAGCAATCATACACCCAATCAACTAGCacaatttgagcttcaatttccGCTTCCGGCTCATAGTTCTTTCTACAGCAAATGAGCTCAACCAACAAAATGCCGAAGCTGTAAACGTCTACCTTGCTAGAAATAGGCATATTCCTGAACCATTCTGGCGCTAAATAACCTCTGGTTCCTCTGACTCCAGTGACGGTTCGTGTTTGGTTCGCCATCAAGAGCTTAGCTATTCCGAAATCTGATATTTTTGCAGTGAGAGAgccatcaagaagaatattttgagGCTTGATGTCACAGTGGATTATATGCCTAGTGCAATCATCATGCAAGTAAGAGAGCCCCTTGTGCAACACCACaagcaatttctattcttttgtacCAGCTGGGCCTTGAAATGCCAAATAGAAAATCCGCCAAAGTGCCGTTGCTCATGAATTCATACACCAGTAGTCGATGTTGACCTTCATTGCAGAATCCAAGCAACTGCACTAAGTTCTTGTGGTTAGTCTGGCCAATTGCACTCACTTCTCTTTCAAACTCCTTTTCGCTTTCTCTAGTCCTTGTTGCCAGCACTTTTACCGCCACAAAGTTTGTATCCTCATATCTGAGAACACCTTTGTACACTGTTCCAAAAGCACCCCTACCTAGTTCTACTTTAAATCCATATGTTGCTTCTTGAAGCTCCTGATAAGTGAAAGTCTGCATGCCTGAGGCTTGGTTGATCTGGACCGGTCGTGACAACTTAGAATCCCTAGATCGGAAGCTTCTATATATTAAATGGGTAATGAGGAGTAGAAGCAAGTTCACAAACACAGAGCTACTCAACAGCACCGATCCGATGATAATCAGAGTGGAATTCTTGCTTCCATTTCCTATAGATTTTGAAGTCGAGTTATTTATCCTGACCTTGATCAAAGCTTTTGCAATATCACTACGATCCTCTCTTCCATTGGAAAGAGGGATCTTCTTTTTCCAGCAATTTCCATTGTCGCCGAAAATAGCAAGTGCACAAAAACAATCAGCCAAACAAGCCTCTTTGCAACTGTCCTCGGTTTGCGCCGCGGTACGCTCGTAATCAGACATTGGCCAATTTGTATAAGGCATGCTAAAGAAAGTGAACTGGTCTGTTTCAGGCCTACTTCCATCACAACTCTGCGGTACGAAGTCCTGTCTGCATCCGTTCATCTCGTTTGTTGAATCTAACAGAGTATACCCGTGTGGGCAGTGGCATCGGGGCCTCTGATCTTCTCCAAGAGAACAATAGCTGTTGAAGCCACAAGCTCCAGAACCCATAGTTTGCGTGATGCTTGTGCATATATTTGGAGGACTGGGGAAGAACGGGCCACCACCCAGCCCATTTCCGAGAGAGAACTTGAATCAGAGTGGACATATTGCCTGAAGACCCCGTCGAATTCAAGGATTGCTCTTCGGTAATATCCGCTGGCAGGGAATGTGTCTGAGGAGACGACTTGGAGCAGTGCTCCATTCCTATCCGTGAGGTAGACCTGAccactttgattgaatatcaaTCGGAAGCCGTTGCTCGTGTTGCTATCCCAGTAAGTATCTGAGGCAACCCACGGGTCAGGAGTGGCATAGAATGCGAGATTTCCGTCGTCTCCCAGCTTGAAGTGGAATCTCCCGGCGGAGTAATTCATTTCGGAGTAGCGAGCGTTAACTTTAGTCCCTTGATCTAACTGTTGCGTAGGCAGCAACGTGTCGGTTGGTTGGCTGAACGTCTCCCACAAGTTGACATGGTTCTGGCTAACTAGGACAAAGTTCCCTGTGTCAAGCATGGCCGCATACGCTATACCAGCGACAGTCGGGCTAGGAGACCACAACTCTCTTCCATTTGGGTCGACGAGCACAAATCGGCCATCCGTGGTCAACTGGATTTCTGAACCTTCTGGCGCTAGATTATTGCCGTTCGCCGACCAGACTATGGTCTTGTCCTCTATCTTCTCAAACCATATAGCCAACAAATGAACTCCTCTTCCCATTCTCCGGAACCCGAAGGCGAACTTGCCCGACGGTGACAACCAGGAAGAGTTCTGGTCGTTCGCCGTCAACGACTTGCCCAAGGTCAAGTTGCCGCTGGTCTGAGCTTCAGTGGAAAGGGGAAGTGGAACGAGTATTAGAAGGATTCCTAGTATAACTGAAGCCATGTTTGATGAAACTGGCGTTCTCCTTGAGTCGAGCTACTTCCGCCCTAAGGATGAAACCAGCGTTCTTTTAGAGATTCCCTACTTTCCAAGCTACCAGAGTCTCTCTCGTACGTCCGGTCGTTCATGGCAGGTAGAGAGACGACCATTCCTCCTCCACGTCGATGCGATTGCTTCTCCTTTTCTCCAAAGCAAGTTTGAACCAAAGTTGTGCACAGCCTTTGCACATGTCAACGCATATATATCTATCACTAtctttgaccccaaaaaaaaaaaaaaaaaacacatatttCTATCTAGAATAATGATTTTACCATATGGTCTGAAATTTTATAAAACTCCACCTGTAGTAAAAggaaatgattaattaaaatacAAGGTGATATTTGTACATATATTTTATTAGTCAATCTTTTTCTTGTACTAATAAACCATTTATTTAACAGCTATTAATAAACCATTTTAGAGTATATAATGAGTTCcttgattttttactttttgtttcttttttcttgaagtATATTATTAGTTCTATTGATatattcatcaaattttcttaaaaaattcttATAATAATATCATCGATATTAATTTTTCTGATAATAATATCTCTAtgaatttatctttcttcattttcttcatttttccctatttttttttttatagaaatcaatgGTGAAAAAGAGTTAAACTTAGAATAAGGCGTCCCTGCTCCAAATTGACAGGACCGGATAATTTTCAAGGCAAGCACTTGCTCCAAACTTGTCTAAATGTTTAGTTGGGACCTTGAtacttttcaaagcacgattcAATTTGGcacttggaaaaattgaaatgaccTAACTTGAGCAGTCGTACACGTTTAGTTGGAGactttttaagataaaattgatggAAAAAGAACGCAGGGCCGGCAGTCTATTCAATCCCCATGAATTCAAACCGACTACAAGTTGATCCGCGGAAATTGAATATGCTCGAAAGTATGTGGAAATTTGCATTGAGCACGTGACCGATCAATGCTTACGGCAGCGGCATTCTGCGGTCTTGTGCAACTTGGAGAAGAATGATTACAACAATGATGAACGAACATGATTCAGCAGACGCTCTCCAAAAGTTTGCATCCAGGAATTCCGAATTTTGAAACCGATACGTTGGGCTAAATGGATGTCACGGTGACATAAAGATATCATGCTCGTGGAGTTTACGACATCACGCAATACTTACCACATCTAAAAAGCAATTTGGTTTCCATTTAGTATAAATGATCAGTTCACAAAAGGGGGAGTGTTCCTGTATATAAATTACTGCATAAGAGGTAACTATCTACAGTTTTCTGCACATCTTTGATCTTACTGTCAAAGAGTCCTCTGCAACTTCAGCATATCAGTCACGGCAGAAGTATTCCCGCGCCACCGTGATAATGCCAGCCAAAACTTCCTGTTTATACATTCGTCCCGCAAATAAATTACAACCCGCCGTTTTCGACAATGCTCGACTAGTAAAGCGAAGGGCTAATTTTCCAGGGTTTGTAGGGTTCGATCAAGGGCCTGAGCTTATAATGAGCAGCTTCCAATAAGCTCCGTGCTGCATGAATCCCAAAAAATCTGGCCTGATCGAGTAGGAATTTTCCTGGATAAATTCCCGAATGCTCAATGGGCTATGCTAGAATAGTTTTAATAGGCGGGGAAACTGTAGTCTTAATCTCTTCCATCTGCTCCTAATGAGTGTCGGGTGCAATGCCAACACGTGCTCAGgcataaaatcatgtcttgttAATATGCCCACCACAGGCGATCTCTGCAATAAAAGAGCGTCgagattaaaataaaaacatagaaGAACATGTTCAACTAGAGCAGAATGCTATTGCAATAATTAAGCACCCAGTCGCATTGAAGTATCGCACCAAATGCCCGCAAGAGACGAGATGAAAAATCAATTGTGATCTCTCACCATGATCCACTCTGATTTTCTAGTGAAACTAGGAAGCCACCAAATGTCAAGTAGCCATATATACAGAAATTCAGCTAaacggagaggaaaacatctTAGTGCAAAGCTGAGCTAGTCCTCACCAAAAAAGGTCAAACAGGAACATAAGAAAGATAATTAAGTAAAATAAGAATGGAAGAGGTGAGGGTGCGAAAATCAAGTATGTGAGGCCAAAGGAAGATGGTATTGATGTGATTCTGAAAAATGGCCCAATTTGCTGAAAAGAAGGAAGGCACCAGTgtttttcatatatcatcaattgctccaaccaaaaagaaaaagtccatTTTGCAAGTAGACACAGGACTAGAGCTATGAGCAAGATCACTAAACGATTATGTAGTACTCTATTTAAATTAACAGTAGAGTATTTCGATGCCAAAAGACAAAGAGCAATAGAATAGCTTTTGATAGAATTAAAGAAGTGAAAATGAGAGCTTACGCCAGAGATTTTAGGTATCACCAGTAGATGTCTCAAGCCAACTTCCCGGAAAAGTATGAGAGCCTTCGCAAGTGACATTGTCTCCACAACTGTGTAAGGCGAAGCATTAGTAAAAGGATGTAAATCCAAGAACATCTCCATCTCTTCTTCAGTCAAGTCTGTATCTTCTATCATGTTATAATGACCCGATCCCCTCTTCATGAAGTCCTCTGCTGAAATCTGCTCAAAGGCATCAATATCCGTCAGAACTGGATCAGACAAAAAAGCTTTCTTCTTTAAAAGCTCCATCAGATGAGCACGGAGAATTAAACCATACAGAAAGGGGGACTCTGAATGTGGAGGTTCATCAATTACAGGAAACCCGTGGTGCCTTGTAGTTCGCAACACATGTACCACATTAGCGACCTTCTCGATGCCATGAAACAGCTGGAGGGGCCCACTCACTACATCACCAACTGTTAATTGTCTCATATATGGCTCGGCATGGGTCTCAAGGTAAGGAAAGCCCTTTGCTTTCATGATAAGGTCATAGATGTTGCCGTTGAAAGCATCAGCTACGGTCTTTGAAATAAGAAGAACCACCATCATCAAGGGTAGCAACAGCAGATTGTTCGTCAGTTCCAAAAGGATTACACATAGAGAAACCGTCATCCTCATAGATCCACCAAGAAAAGAAGCAGCACCCAGCACAGCAAAAAGACCATGGTTAAGATTGGAATGAGAACCAATCAACATTCCAACCAAACGCCCATAAGATGCACCAGTAACTATTACAGGAACGAAAAGGCCAGCAGGAGCGACAATGCCATAGCTAAGTATACTCAAGAAATAACATGTGACAAAGAATATAATTATAGAAGAGTACTGGAACTCGTCATCCGTGCCCTTGCTAAAGAGATTTTTGATTGCATCATCATTTGTGTTAAATATTAGGCTGGCAAGATCATTGTAATGTCCAGGAGGACATTGAAACTTCTTGTAGTTGCCAGATCGGCCTATTGTGGGACAGGCTTCTCCAGCATCGGCCGGACAAACTCGACAAGATGCCAGCCATGGTAGTCCAAACAGGAGACACgacgtgaaaattgaaatccaGCAAGCAAGCACAATTTTGTAGGCAATGCCCTTTCTGAAAGAACAAGGTCATTGTTGTAATCAGTTTATTGTTACTGCATAATCACATACTTGCGATTActgagaagaaaaggaaagagaacttaCTCGTTGATGAGGTTGTAGACACGAAGAACCTTCTCCAGGAAGAAGTTATACAAGCTACCCAACAATCCACCTATCATACCAAGGAGAAGTACAGGAGGTACATCAACAATGTGATAGGCAACACTTGATGAGGTAACATCGTACATTATCAGCCCTCCTTTACCAAAAAGCCCACATTTCCCACTCAAACAGACGTCAATGAGAGCCCTCAGCACGATTGCCACTACAGCTGTAGTAAAGAAAGCTCTCCACAACAGGGCACTTCTCCAcctgtaaaagaaaataaagattatgCCGTGCAAAGACATCACATATTTCCATGGAATATAAAATACTTCAAGGTCTCAGATAGTCAATAAGCTGCAGCGATACATCTCAAAACCAGATAATAAGTGCAAGGAGAGAGTGCAAACAATTGAAGCAAACACAGCCAAGAACCAAAAACAGGGAGAAACAAACTGGCTGATAGAACAGAAAGGAAGCCCAGAATCATCTCTTCCTGGTAATCAGAATAAGTTAAAATAGGAATTTACATAAACCGTTAATATCAGAAAACCAGAGTTCTGTACTTGACCAGCAATTTTTCTCAGCTTTTCAGAACTAAGGTAAATATGATCTGCTAACAAGTCCAATATCCAGGACTTTAAgaatgatgagattttgcatCACAAGGATTCTAATTGCTAAAATAGACAAATGGAGACATCAGAAGAAAGCAGTGCATCACAACAATTCATCATACCAAGATGCCATCTCTTCAAGGGCAAACAGCAAACCACCAACTGGGGCACGAAATGCAGCAGCAATTCCAGCAGCTGATCCACATGTTACAAGGTCTCGCCGATCTCGATCATTCTTGAAATACCGAAGCCACTTCCAAGTTAAACCATATCTCTTTGACCCACCTTGACCCAATAGTGATGCGATACAAGCACCAGTGTGCACCAAGGGTCCAGCCTTGCCAACAAGAAGAGATGATGACACCGCACAAACGCTCCCAATAATCTGTCGATTGGAACATGCCCCATGAGACTCTCACAAACTTAAGGGAGAACATCCTTAAAAAATTAGCTGAACAGTTAAACTTCCAGGAATAGGggaaaatatgcaaataaaGCTTGAACTAGCACTGACATCACAAATTGAACTGTAAAAGAATCCGCCGAACATAGTTGTTTTTGTTatccaaaatatttatattccTGAAGATagtcaaaatttcaaaagggCTTGCAATTTGAGGGTATTAGGTAAGTTCTATTTTAAGGATACTCCTCTTCTAGGTCAGCCAAAACAAATTTTAGTCCTACATATTTCACTGGTCTCAAGGAAGTCTCAAGAAGAACCTTTAGGCCAGTAATTGTCAACAAGCTGATCAGAAATAATGGGTAGATTCATCCTCACTGCTTTAAGAGAGGGGAGTACAGAGAAAAGACGAGTGGGAATAATTAATAGATTAAATAGATGAAGATAAAAACATACAAGATAAAAATGGCAATGTTCAATAGATATCACACATGCCAATCTGTAAAAGAACGTGTTAACTCAAATGGCAACTCTTTTACAAGCATAACCATGTTTATACTCTCTTACAAGCCAATCAGGCTCTGCTCTCACATCTAGGATAGGAAGAGATGCTTATGGAAACATCAATAAggaaattttaagaaatataCAATTAGAGACCAACGAAGCAAGAAACCACACGCATGAAATTTCACCTTTACATATAATGTTCTCAATGTAAAAATCCCTGGTGCATCCCCACCATTTAGGTAAAACTTAACTTCCAGTATACCAATACACTTAGAGACCGACAAAGCAAGATGCCAAAGGCATGAAATTTCACCTTTACAAACAATGTTCTCAAAGTAAAAATTCCTGGTGCATCCACACCATTGAGGTAAGCCTTAACTTCTGGAATACCCGAACCAGCAGAAGCTGGTGACACCAATGCTGTGATAAGGGCTGCAAATAAAGTAAGCCCGAaattggaaagagaaaaaacaagaaaggccATTCCAAACCTGCAAGAGGAATTAGATGATATTACCAAGGTTTCCTCCACTCGGAAGATGAAAAAAAGCAAACTTTTACTAACAAAGCAAGTCCaaagctttcttttctttagtacATTTTTTATCGGAAATTTCTGCAGTACTTAAGTCTCTGAGAAAACTAAACAGTTCTGATTGTAAGTTCCTTTGACTCTGCATACATCCACAGATAACATAAGACCCCCACTTTACACCAAGCCTATTGTGATCAATGCTCGTCATCATACATTACCTCGAAAACACAACAGACGGCAATGATTTTAGCATTGATTTCATTACCTGCGTTGCAACATCATATCTGAAGTGACCACAAACTTAACCCCTGCAAGGTTCTCGACAGCAAGGTTGATGCAGAACCCGATAACACCGACGATCCCACCAATCAAAAAGCATAATAACCACTTCATAAATATGTACTGGAAAATCTGCATCTTCCCTCTTGTCCTCCAATCTTGCTTGAAAAAATCATTCTCTGCAATCCTGCACCCAAGAATCCACAATTCCCACGAAACATAACTAAAAAAGCTCCAATTTTTGCGAGTTAAACAACTCGGGTACCGAAAAAGAAACAACACGATGATGAATCGAGTCTCGGAAAAAGAACCCATAAAGGAAACAAACTCACTCGTAATCAAGGCTCTCAATTGGGCACACGTTGGCCCCGACAATGGCCACCTGCGAAGTGGAGTTTATGGTGGATCTCTGCAGGGCGAGAAACGGCTGCGTGAGCGATTCCGGGTCTCCATTGGGTTCAGCCGCCATGGTTCTTACAGGAAAATTGCTATCTTCGGATGAATTGCAAAAGCATCAGCTTCCAGTTCTTGCAGTTCCAGAGGACATAAGGAAAGCGTTTGTCGAGAAACGAGGCAGAATTCAGAGAACCCACCAAGAGTCAAAACGGACGTGCACACGTCATCCCGACACGTCCATTCGAAGAGtcgaaaaagagagagaactaaGTCGAGGGTGGTGGTGTTCAGGGGAATTCGTATATTTCTTCATCCTTATTTGGTGTAAAACATGGAAGAAGGAGAGTGGTGGGTGAGGTCTGATCTGGTGGTGCTCGGGACCACGAACTCTAACCTTCCATCAGTGATTACTTAAACGATTTGATCATCTTGGTTTTGAATTTCTTAACTTTGAAGATTAGGTGGGGGACTGTGTGGGATGAATTGCCCATGTGGATCAGCAGAATCTGTGGGGAGAGCTGTTTTGGAGATCTATCCAAGGATAGAGAGGCAAGCAATCAAAGGGCTTGTGGTCCTCGCAATATCTTGAGCTCGTTTACCATGTGGATCTGTCATGTCAGTTGATTACTATGAAATTCTTGAATATAAaatctctcactctctctctatccAATCAACATATCACCTATCCTCGAATGGGGCAATTCGCATCTTAAATGCTTGCCCAAAGGATGTCGTGGGTCACTCGATTCTTACTCGATcttgataacttttttttttatcgtaaaTTTCACAtttcatgtgattttctttttgggtctatGTGCTCTCTG
This genomic stretch from Eucalyptus grandis isolate ANBG69807.140 chromosome 3, ASM1654582v1, whole genome shotgun sequence harbors:
- the LOC104438605 gene encoding putative chloride channel-like protein CLC-g isoform X1; translated protein: MAAEPNGDPESLTQPFLALQRSTINSTSQVAIVGANVCPIESLDYEIAENDFFKQDWRTRGKMQIFQYIFMKWLLCFLIGGIVGVIGFCINLAVENLAGVKFVVTSDMMLQRRFGMAFLVFSLSNFGLTLFAALITALVSPASAGSGIPEVKAYLNGVDAPGIFTLRTLFVKIIGSVCAVSSSLLVGKAGPLVHTGACIASLLGQGGSKRYGLTWKWLRYFKNDRDRRDLVTCGSAAGIAAAFRAPVGGLLFALEEMASWWRSALLWRAFFTTAVVAIVLRALIDVCLSGKCGLFGKGGLIMYDVTSSSVAYHIVDVPPVLLLGMIGGLLGSLYNFFLEKVLRVYNLINEKGIAYKIVLACWISIFTSCLLFGLPWLASCRVCPADAGEACPTIGRSGNYKKFQCPPGHYNDLASLIFNTNDDAIKNLFSKGTDDEFQYSSIIIFFVTCYFLSILSYGIVAPAGLFVPVIVTGASYGRLVGMLIGSHSNLNHGLFAVLGAASFLGGSMRMTVSLCVILLELTNNLLLLPLMMVVLLISKTVADAFNGNIYDLIMKAKGFPYLETHAEPYMRQLTVGDVVSGPLQLFHGIEKVANVVHVLRTTRHHGFPVIDEPPHSESPFLYGLILRAHLMELLKKKAFLSDPVLTDIDAFEQISAEDFMKRGSGHYNMIEDTDLTEEEMEMFLDLHPFTNASPYTVVETMSLAKALILFREVGLRHLLVIPKISGRSPVVGILTRHDFMPEHVLALHPTLIRSRWKRLRLQFPRLLKLF
- the LOC104440572 gene encoding LOW QUALITY PROTEIN: G-type lectin S-receptor-like serine/threonine-protein kinase LECRK2 (The sequence of the model RefSeq protein was modified relative to this genomic sequence to represent the inferred CDS: inserted 1 base in 1 codon; deleted 1 base in 1 codon) yields the protein MASVILGILLILVPLPLSTEAQTSGNLTLGKSLTANDQNSSWLSPSGKFAFGFRRMGRGVHLLAIWFEKIEDKTIVWSANGNNLAPEGSEIQLTTDGRFVLVDPNGRELWSPSPTVAGIAYAAMLDTGNFVLVSQNHVNLWETFSQPTDTLLPTQQLDQGTKVNARYSEMNYSAGRFHFKLGDDGNLAFYATPDPWVASDTYWDSNTSNGFRLIFNQSGQVYLTDRNGALLQVVSSDTFPASGYYRRAILEFDGVFRQYVHSDSSSLSEMGWVVARSSXSPPNICTSITQTMGSGACGFNSYCSLGEDQRPRCHCPHGYTLLDSTNEMNGCRQDFVPQSCDGSRPETDQFTFFSMPYTNWPMSDYERTAAQTEDSCKEACLADCFCALAIFGDNGNCWKKKIPLSNGREDRSDIAKALIKVRINNSTSKSIGNGSKNSTLIIIGSVLLSSSVFVNLLLLLITHLIYRSFRSRDSKLSRPVQINQASGMQTFTYQELQEATYGFKVELGRGAFGTVYKGVLRYEDTNFVAVKVLATRTRESEKEFEREVSAIGQTNHKNLVQLLGFCNEGQHRLLVYEFMSNGTLADFLFGISRPSWYKRIEIACGVAKGLSYLHDDCTRHIIHCDIKPQNILLDGSLTAKISDFGIAKLLMANQTRTVTGVRGTRGYLAPEWFRNMPISSKVDVYSFGILLVELICCRKNYEPEAEIEAQIVLVDWVYDCYHDGSILKLVESNEEASSDIKRVKRFVMTALWCIQDDPALRPTMKKITQMLEGVVEVLVPPVSSSFISSI
- the LOC104438605 gene encoding putative chloride channel-like protein CLC-g isoform X3; this translates as MAAEPNGDPESLTQPFLALQRSTINSTSQVAIVGANVCPIESLDYEIAENDFFKQDWRTRGKMQIFQYIFMKWLLCFLIGGIVGVIGFCINLAVENLAGVKFVVTSDMMLQRRFGMAFLVFSLSNFGLTLFAALITALVSPASAGSGIPEVKAYLNGVDAPGIFTLRTLFVKIIGSVCAVSSSLLVGKAGPLVHTGACIASLLGQGGSKRYGLTWKWLRYFKNDRDRRDLVTCGSAAGIAAAFRAPVGGLLFALEEMASWWRSALLWRAFFTTAVVAIVLRALIDVCLSGKCGLFGKGGLIMYDVTSSSVAYHIVDVPPVLLLGMIGGLLGSLYNFFLEKVLRVYNLINEKGIAYKIVLACWISIFTSCLLFGLPWLASCRVCPADAGEACPTIGRSGNYKKFQCPPGHYNDLASLIFNTNDDAIKNLFSKGTDDEFQYSSIIIFFVTCYFLSILSYGIVAPAGLFVPVIVTGASYGRLVGMLIGSHSNLNHGLFAVLGAASFLGGSMRMTVSLCVILLELTNNLLLLPLMMVVLLISKTVADAFNGNIYDLIMKAKGFPYLETHAEPYMRQLTVGDVVSGPLQLFHGIEKVANVVHVLRTTRHHGFPVIDEPPHSESPFLFQQRTS